NNNNNNNNNNNNNNNNNNNNNNNNCCGCGAATGGACACGCCCCCTTTTTTGGCAGCCGCGCCCATTCCCTGTGGACCCCCAAAGTGCCGCGAGCCCCCCGGCCACGCCCCTTTTACGGGCCCCGAAACAGCCCTGGTTGGCCACGCCCACTCGCCCTCACGTACCACGCCTCTGATTGACCACGCCCCCTTTTGGTTGGGTGGTCACGCCCATCTGGGTTGGTCACGCCACGCCCCCTCTGGACCCCCGGGGGTCTTGGCTGGAGGACTCCGCCCGTTTTGGCCACGCCCATTTGTGGTCACGCCCTTCTGATAAGCCACGCCCACTAGCCCACTCCCAGTAacacccagtgctcccagtaaccccCAGTGACTCatcccagtgatcccagtgccctcccagtatcctcccagtgccctcccagtaTCCTCCCAGTGActcatcccagtgctcccagtaaccccCCAGTGctattcccagtgctcccagtaacacCCAGGGActcatcccagtgctcccagtaacacCCAGTGATTCAtctcagtgctcccagtaccCTCCCAGTATCCTCCCAGTACTCCCAGAGCCTTGCAatgccattcccagtgctcccagtagcacccagtgttcccagtgctcTCCCAGTAACCCCTCAGTACCTTCCCAGTACcctcccagtcactcccagtgcccttccagtgccattcccagtgctcccagtgctcccagcaccctcccagTAAGGGCCCAGTGCTCTCAGTGCTCTCCCAGTAACCCCCAGTGACTCaacccagtgctcccagtacccTCCCAGTAtcctcccagtgttcccagtgttcccagtacCCTTCAAGTCACTCCCAGTGCCCTTCCAGTGCCATtctcagtgctcccagtgctctccCAGTACCCTCCCAGTAACCCCCAGTGACTCaacccagtgctcccagtacgGGCCCAGTACcctcccagtattcccagtgctcccagtacgGGCCCAGTGCTCTCAGTGCCCTCCCAGTAACCCCCAGTGACTCaacccagtgctcccagtacccTACCAGTGCTCTCCCAGTAACCCTCAGTGACTCaacccagtgctcccagtgccctcccagtattcccagtgcccccctTTGCCCTTTGCCCTTTGCCCTTTGCCCTGTGCGCAGGCTCTGGAGCGCCGCTACGCGGCCGAGCGCCAGCAGGGGGCGCTGTCCCGGCAGTGCCGCTTCGAGTACGGCTGGGGCCTGGTGCGGAGCCGCTACCGGGAGGACACGGCCCGAGGGGTGGCGCTGCTCTCCGGTGAGGGGCGGGGCCAACACAGGGGGCGGGGCCTGCTCCGGTACCGGGAGGACACGGCCCGAGGGGTGGCGCTGCTCTCCGGTGAGGGGCGGGGCCAACACAGGGGGCGGGGCCTGCTCCGGTACCGGGAGGACACGGCCCGAGGGGTGGCGCTGCTCTCCGGTGAGGGGCGGGGCCAATACAGGGGGCGGGGCCTGCTCCGGTACCGGGGGACACGGCCCGAGGGGTGGGCGGGGCCtgcatggggggaaaaaacgcagaaaaaattgggaaaaatttgggaaaaaacacggaaaattttgggaaaaaaacaagggaaaatttgggggaaaacggaaaaatttgggaaaaaacacagaaaaaattggGAATAAACACGGAACAATTTGGGGGCGGGGCCTGCTCTGGTACCCGGCGCACACGGCCCGCGGGGTGGGCGGGGCTTATCAGCTTTGGGGGCGTGGTGGTTGTGGGCGTGGCTAAAGGAGGGGCGTGGTCATGGCTGGGAGGAATATTTGAGGGTCcctggggcagttttggggtgactctttgtggttttggggtccctgggggcagttttggggtgacTCTTTGTGGTTTCGGGGTctctgggggcagttttggggtgactttttgtgattttggggtccctgggggcaGTTTTAAGGTGactctgtggttttggggtccctgggggtaGTTTTGGGGTGActctttgtggttttggggtccccagagctgctgcccgAGACCCCCCCGGAGGAGCAGCGAGACGTCCTCTTCTACCTGGCCCTGGGCTACTACCGGCTCaaggtgggacacagggacactgaggggacattggggacactgggggaaaatggggaacaATGGGAGAAATTGGGAACAAtgggactggggacagtggggacactgaggggacattggggggattggggacactgggggaaaatgggaaaaatgggactGGGGACGTCGAGGGgatgggggacattggggatattggggacactgaggggacattggggggattggggacattggggacactgaggggacattggggacactgggggattGGGggcaaaatggggaaaaatgggagaaattgggaaaaatgggactggggacactgaggggatattggggacactggggggacattggggggattgggggcattggggacactgggggaaaACGGGGAACAATGGGAGAAATTGGGAAAAATGggactggggacattggggggacattggggacactgaggggacattgggggaacattggggacattggagggactggggacattggggggattttggggacattggggacactgaggagaCATTGGTGGAAAATGGGGAACAATGGGAGAAATTGGGAAAAATGggactggggacattgggacactgaggggacattgtggaggttttgggggattttgggtccgttggggacactggggacacagatGGGTCAtggggggtggcacagggtctgtccccaatgtccccacgGGGGTGAGAGCTCCTGGCACACCTGGAATGGGAGgggggggacagagaggggacactcaggtgacactcaggtgacactcaggtgacacacaggtgacacaggtgaaACTCAGgtgacagggaggtgacacaggtgacacacaggtgacatgggtgacacaggtgacacaggtgacactcaggtgacagggaggtgacacaggtgacacacaggtgacacccaggtgacacaggtggcacaggtgaccCTCAGGTGTCCCCCCAGGAGTACGAGCGCGccctggagcacctggagcGCCTCCTGGCGGCCGAGCCGCAGAACGCGCAGGTGCTGAGGCTGCGGAGCCGCGTCCGGAGCCGCCTGaggaggggtgaggggacaggggggacactggggacattgggggggttggggacattgggaggtgtgggggacattggggggattggggacattgcGGGCATTGGGAGGTgtgggggacattggggacattggggacattggggggattggggacattggaCTGATTTGGGACATTGGGGCCATTGGGAGGAttgggggtgttggggacattgtggggacatttggggacattgagggggTTGGGGGGATGGGAGGCCCgtggggggacattggggacagcagggggacattggggtcaATGGGGGATGGGGGAcgtggggggacactgggggcatgggtgggacattggggacattggggacacagggacagccaggggacattggggtgggTTGGGGACGTTGGGGACGTTGTGGGGAcatgggagggaagggggacattggggagaCACGGGGACATTGCggtggcagtggggacagcaggacagcgGGGGGACATtgaggacattggggacattgtggggacactggggaggtGCCAAAGCCCCCCCAGGTGCTGACattgtcccctctgtcccccccccccccattgtccccatggtccccccctctgtcccccctcCCAGACGGGCTGGTGGGCGCGGCCATCGTTGGGGGCGTGGTCATGGGCGTGGCCGGGCTGGTGGGCGTGGCCATCGCGCGCGCCCGACACTGACCACGCCCACACCCCTCCCCTCCCCGGGGGGGAAGGGGCGGGGCCTGCGCGGTGACGCCGCGGAGATTACGTCAGGGTGCTGCGGGGTGACGTCATGACTCGCGGTGACGTCAGAGACACCGCCCACCTTCCCACCCTCCCCCACCCTCCCCCAGTGCCTTGGGGACCCCCCcgggtgtcccccagcccctcccccaccccgcACCgacccctcccctccctccccccccccccccccgatgTAAATAAACCTGATTGGGCTCCGAGAGTGACGTCACTGAGGGGGGCGGGGCTGGGATCCCCGAGGGACCCCAGGTGTCACCTGGGCACCCCCAATGTCACCTGAGGCccccccaaaatgtccccaggtgtcactTGGGCCCCCCAAATGTCACCTGAGCCCCCTaagtgtccccagagcccccccaggcGTCACCTGAGCTCCCCAACTGTCCCCAAAAGTCACCTGGACCCTCACGAGTGTCCCCATAGCCCCTCCAGAGCCCCCCAAGTGTCCCCAAATGTCACCTGAGTCCCCCCAATGTGACCTGAGCCCCCTCAGGGCCCCCCAAGTGTCCCCAAATGTCACTTGAGCCCCCCCAAATGTCACCTAGAGCCCTCCAAGTGTCCCCCATTGTCACCTGAGCCCCCCCCACTGTCACCAGACACCCCCCCAAGTGTCCCCCAAATGTCATTTGAGCCCCCCCCAAATGTCACCTAAGCTCCTCCAAGTGTCCCCcaagtgtccccagagccccctcagGGGCCCCCCAAGTGTCACCAGGCCCCCCCCGCGGTTTTTGGGgtccttcccccctcccccccgtTTTGCGTCACAGGAAGGGGCccgggggtgggggaggggcggcgcggggggggtgtgggggaggggcaggaaggggggaGGGGCGGCCCGGACACACCTGGTTCCTTCcgggggggaggggcggggggggaggggggggcagCCCCCAAACCCCGGCCCCGCCCCAGCCCGAGTGACCAGCGCCggacagcagcacagaccaGTTAAACCAGACCAGTGaaaccagtacagaccagtgaaaccagtacagaccagtgaaaccagtacagaccagtgAAACCAGCGCCGGACACCAGTACAGACCAGCACAGACCAGTGAAACCAGCGCCggacagcagcacagaccaGTGAAACCAGACCAGTGaaaccagtacagaccagtTAAACCAGTACAGACCAGCACAGACCAGTGAAACCAGCGCCGGACAGCAGGACAGACCAGTGaaaccagtacagaccagtgaaaccagtacagaccagtacagaccagtgAAACCAGCGCCGGACACCAGCACagaccagtacagaccagtgAAACCAGCGCCggacagcagcacagaccagttaaaccagtacagaccagtTAAACCAGCGCCggacagcagcacagaccagtacagaccagtTAAACCAGTTAAACCAGCGCCGGACTGCGGGGACACCAGTGACATCCCGACAGGACACCAGTACAAACCAGTTAAACCAGCGCCggacagcagcacagaccagtacaaaccagtgccggacagca
The genomic region above belongs to Molothrus ater isolate BHLD 08-10-18 breed brown headed cowbird unplaced genomic scaffold, BPBGC_Mater_1.1 matUn_MA280, whole genome shotgun sequence and contains:
- the LOC118701382 gene encoding mitochondrial fission 1 protein-like, producing the protein LNPVLPVPSQYSQCPPLPFALCPLPCAQALERRYAAERQQGALSRQCRFEYGWGLVRSRYREDTARGVALLSELLPETPPEEQRDVLFYLALGYYRLKEYERALEHLERLLAAEPQNAQVLRLRSRVRSRLRRDGLVGAAIVGGVVMGVAGLVGVAIARARH